TTCGTTTTAGGCGCCAAATTCTGATGCTCAAAGCTCCGTTCGCTCTGCCACTTTATCATGTTATGCGCTAACGGCGCCAGCCACCCCAATATCTTTCCCAACGCATCCTTCCATTCTCCGGCGAGCTTCGGGTCGCCGGCGCAGAACCCCACTCCTCTCAGCCGCCGCCTCAGTGACCACCGCAAACTCCTCGGCAACATCCCGTACAGATCCTCCCTCGCGTCGGGCCCCACCAGCTGCGGCGACTTTATCATCTTCTCTAATACGATGATCAAGTTCGAGTAGTGCAGGGCCAGCGCCGCCGCGCCTAGGGTGGTCGCCGCCGGCTTCAGGAGTTTCGAGTTCGCTTCTAGAAACCCGTTGCTCTGAATTTTCACTTCGTCGGAGCTGGGGTGCACAGCGGCGGAGGCGGAGAGGCTCCGGGGAAGCGAGTTGGGTACGCCGAACGTGATTTTGATTCTCGCGAGAAGGGTGAAGATCGATCTCGCAAGCAGCGAAACGGCGGCGTCGAAGCTCCGGGACCATAGGGATCTCTCTTTTAGGTACTTAATTTCTTGTCTTTGGAGGAAATTTTTTTGCTGGAGATCGGAGATTTTATGCTCCTTCGCCGGCGAGGTTTTTCTCAGGGCGTTTTCCGTTTGCGATAGCTCCTCCATCTCGCGGTAGAGCGCTGCCGTGGCGGCCACGAGGCGGTCCATTCTCCGGTTCTTAGCTTCGATTTCCTTGGAGGGCAAGACCCAGAGGAGGGGGTCGCGGCCTGAGTCGCCGAACTCGTGGAAGAGTCGGCGGAAGCTACGGAGGTCGGAGTCGCGGCAGCGGTGGCTGAGTCGGGAGACGGAGTCGGCCACGTGGCGGAGCGTCTCGGAAATTTCGGCGCGGGCTAGTGAGAGGAGGAAGGCGTCGTCGGCCGAGACGAGCTTCCGGACGCCTTCGAGGGCGGCTGAGTCGCGGCGGAGGAGGAGAAGGGAGTGGTCGGAGAGGGATTGCCAGAGATGGAGAAGCTTCGACATGAGGCCGGCGACTTCGAAAGCCAGTACTCCGAGCGTCTGGGACTTCTTGGGAAGTTTAAGGTTTGTGGTCGGAGCGGCGGCTCGCGCTGCGTCGATAAGTTTGCTGGATATTGCTGTCCTCACTTTGATTAGCCAAGTCTCTAGCGCCATGAAGAAGAAAGCCGGAGGAGATAGAAAAGATGGCCGGAAAatctatgagagagagagagagagagagagagagagggagaggtgtAAGAAGGGTCGTGGGGGTGTTGAAAGCACTATAACTATATAGCTACTCTTTGATAAGAAAAACCATACACACAGCAAAAGCTAGAGAGAGAGCTTACGGaattttgcattattattattattatgggaaAGAGGAATTGAGAGGTAACGCGTGAGTTATATTTTAATGGAGGGGCTGTTTGTCTCATCTGTTATTGTCACTCCTGTTTTATTGTTTTGTGTATATTAAATCCGTATACGTAGGGCTTATGGCTTGctttgttctttattttttttttaaatgcgtAATATGCAGCATAGAGTATATATGTAGATCTAGGTTGGTAAAAGATCCCTTTCTGGTCTGTTTGGCTGCAAATAAAAGATCACTTTTTCTTACATGCTGTTCCCCTTCCATCATGAACTGCAGTGCTATATATTATCATTGTTGCCCTTTCTTcaattcccttttcatttttaatgcCTTCTTTTTCATCAAATTTGTTTTAATTATCATTTGCACTAATCAAAtagagaaagatatatatatatatatatatatatatatatatagccacacatatattatatgctatgtaTAAAGTAGGCTAAAGGCTTGCTAGGGTTAATGTGCCTAAGACCTTTATGTTCAATCTTGGTTGATTAATTTTGTAAGCAATTTTTTCATCATCCCAATAATTTATAACTTTCATTAttttgtgtaggtacctaaaacCAACCCAGCTACTACCTACTTAGGAGAAATGAGAGCCAATAATATTTCAGGTGCCTTGCTATTATAATATTTCATTAAAGGCTCATGACATTTAATTGCATCGCTAAATATTAAGAGTATTTTacataataattaagtaaataaattaTGATTATGTAATGTCTTTTCTATGTACATATGTTTGTGTATTtgtttgcatttgtgtttgtaaGTACATATTATATTTAACAATATATAGCACGAGTTTGATTTCAGAATTGTTAAATTTTGGGTAATTTTTGTTTAATATATATTACGTTAAACAACAcacttttatatttttcttttataggAATTTCGGTTACCATCGTACCATTTTGAACACTATGGTGCAACACCAAACTCAAAAGAGTGAAAGCCGCCCAcctattaattaaaaaaaaaaaatactaaacttCCAGATTCAACACGTGCTTAAATGTGTCACAAAAATATCGCATGAGGTCTATGTATTAATTTTAGGACTGAGATGTAGATGTGTGTATTATTAAATTTAAGATAAAATGTGAAAAACACTCCAGAGGTTTTTGAATTTGACTCTTAATCTCCTTTAGGTTTCTAAAATTGTAATATCTTCCCTCGAGTTTAGTTATTTGAACAAACGGCCCTCTTACCATTAGTTGACCAATAAGAAAATGAAAAGTTTATCTTTACATAAAAATATATctccttttaaaatttaagataatccaaatatttcttgaaataatATCTCTTCTTCAAAGTTATTTTAAGCTattaaagattttaaattattccttttgtagtaaaataatatattttaattttcttatataaGGTTTAATTGTAATTAGAATTGAATAATGTTAATTTTTTTAGTTCAATTCATGAAGATGTATTGTATGAAGGCAAAAATATCATTTtagcattttaaaatttttaaaaacataattctAAAATTTAAACTGAAAACTGCTTATGTAACGGCAAAAAATTTCGTTCTTACGAGcgcataaaatataatttaataatgaTAATCTTAAAACTGTTTATGTAAAGGCCAAAATTTTCATTCTAACGAgcacaaaaaatataatttagtaATGATAATCTTAAAAGTAAAAAGGGCGATTGTAGTAAGATCAAATACATTTGAAGGGAAGGTATCACATACAAATTCAAAAACTTAGGAGGTTAGGTGCAAGATTCAAAAACCTCAAGTTGTGATTAATCGGCTAACCTAAACCTAATAATTTTTTAGGCATCCGTGACTTCAAATCCGAAATCAAATATTCTTTCCACTGGCCAATCGCACAATGAAAACTCTCGAtatctttttctttaaaaatatgtatgaattaTGGCTTCATTTACGAAATACACTTAAAAAAGGAGTCGAAAAAAGAAATTGGAGGAATCATATGAATGATCGGTATCTAGGGCACCAAGGGagtaaatttatttattaagtAAAGACATTTGGGCACCATAATTATTTATATCCAAGTATTTATTAATTAGCTGGGAGATTCCATAATCTTAATATGTTATAGACATCAATTTATCTGATTGAACAATTTTGGCAGTTTGATTCAAGTCAAACCATTTCTACACCACATGATCATGCATTCCACAAACTTTATTGATGAATTTCTTGGAGGAAATGCATCCATAGAATAGGTTTTTTTCACAAAAAGTAATGGAAATTGTTTATGCTGGGGAAAGATCTAGTGTGAGATATTGTCCCTctcataattttttaataatcaaACTAAATAAAAGAGGAACCAAAAAAATTAAGAcataaaaggaaaaagaggagGGAGCTGTAGCCCCACATTGTATTGGTTGAGATGGATGTCATAATTTAAGCAGAGATTAATGTGCCCCCATGATTAGGTTAAATTAATACATAAAATAACAAAAAGGGTAATTAATGAAGTGATTATATgtatttagagagagagagagagagttcagtcAAAATCACTCAAGTAGGAGCTCTTAGTTTTGAGAATATATATGAGACTCATAATGAACTAGAGAATTGGAATGCCATTGCTGAAGAATGAAATTAAATTGGAGCTGTTTGACCTCCAAATGAGTATATATGGGGTAGCCTGGCCTTGACCAAGATGTGGCTTTAATCTTACTtatacgagagagagagagagagagagagagagagagagagagagagagagagagagagagagagagagagagagagagagagagagaatccttGAGCTAATACACTGGTAAATTATCAAGGGTGCGTCAATAGGCGGGTAACTTTCACCCCTCACGTTTGGTATCGCACCATAGTGTTCAAAGTGGCGTGATGGTGGTTGGAGTTCTCgggttgtaaaaaaaaaaatgtggtgcCACCTGCATATATGAGATCATAAATGATTTAAAATTAAGATATCAAAGAATAATGCATAAATAGTTTTTTATATAGAAGATGATTAATATATAACTCGATAGATACACTTGCTCTATGTTTGGAGCGGTGTTAGATTTCAAATTGTAatagaaataaaatacaatataaagttatattaaaatttatctaaattcaatcaaattcaaagttcaaaatttaataCTTTCAAACATAGCATTCAAATAATTACATTTGAACTATACACAAAGCCTTTGTAGCTAGAACTCAT
The Malania oleifera isolate guangnan ecotype guangnan chromosome 13, ASM2987363v1, whole genome shotgun sequence DNA segment above includes these coding regions:
- the LOC131146846 gene encoding protein PSK SIMULATOR 3, with the translated sequence MALETWLIKVRTAISSKLIDAARAAAPTTNLKLPKKSQTLGVLAFEVAGLMSKLLHLWQSLSDHSLLLLRRDSAALEGVRKLVSADDAFLLSLARAEISETLRHVADSVSRLSHRCRDSDLRSFRRLFHEFGDSGRDPLLWVLPSKEIEAKNRRMDRLVAATAALYREMEELSQTENALRKTSPAKEHKISDLQQKNFLQRQEIKYLKERSLWSRSFDAAVSLLARSIFTLLARIKITFGVPNSLPRSLSASAAVHPSSDEVKIQSNGFLEANSKLLKPAATTLGAAALALHYSNLIIVLEKMIKSPQLVGPDAREDLYGMLPRSLRWSLRRRLRGVGFCAGDPKLAGEWKDALGKILGWLAPLAHNMIKWQSERSFEHQNLAPKTNVLLFQTLYFANKEKTEAAITELLVGLNYVWRFEREMTARALFECANFNGFLQNSSTG